The sequence below is a genomic window from Thermogemmatispora onikobensis.
GCCGCGCCGATCTGGTGCGCCAGCTCACGGAGACCCTCAACCAGCGCATGATTTTCCTCAATCCGGCGCGCGTTATGCCCCTGCTCGATCGGATGATCGAGCTGATCGAGGTCGAGGTCGGCGAGAGCTTCCCGATGGAAGTCCTGGCCGGCCTGATGCTCCACCTGGCCTGTATTTTGGAGCGCGGCGTCCCCTACAAAGGGATGCTGGTGAGCGAGGCGGTGCGCCACCAGGTCGAACAGCAGTTTGCTCGCGACCTCTCGATCTGCCGCCACGCGCTGCAGCTCTTGGGAGAGCAGGTCGGGCGCTTCCTCCCCGATGAAGAGGCTTACAATATCGTCTGCATTCTGCGTCAGCTCGACATCTTCGCCGCCCGCCCCTGATCCTCTCCGACGGCTCTCAGCACCCACCGCAGACCCGGTATATGTGCGGCCTGGGGTCGTGGCCAGGCCCCAGGCCGCACCATATCCCGCTGAACTACGTATAATAAGGGCAAAAGGAAGTACAGAGCACCCTTAGTCGAGCGAGCGACATCTCTCAAAGGAGCCAGGGACGTGCTTGGTTTGCCGGAAGGCCAGTCCGCCCTGCTGTCCAGCTCACTGCAGCCGGGTTTAACTGGCACAGCCGGACTGAGTTCACCCCACTCATCGCCGTCCAGGTAGCAGATGGTGCGTCCCTCTAGTGTGCTATCTGTGCTACACACATTTCTGGCATAGTTCTTGCTAAAGAGAAGAGTGACCCCGCAGTGCGGTGGTAAGCACGGACCTTCACAGCTCTCCTCCGGAGAGTTTGCCCCTGGTCGAGACTCAGGGCCAGGATAGGAGAAGGGAAGGCGAGCCAGTGTGCGGCGGGAAGGAGCGAGCATGATCCGAGTCCTGATTGTCTGCAGCTGGGGCATGTCCACCAGCCTGCTGGTGGAAAGCATGCTCGAAGCGGCAGCAGCACGCAATTGCACACTCAGCGTCGAGGCATTGAGCGCCGGCGAATACATGGACCGGCTGGACGAGTGCGATGTTGTACTCATTGCTCCGCAGATTCGCCATCTGCGCAAGAGCATCGAAAAGCTGGCGCAGGAAGCCGGCAAGCCCGTGGCTTTGATCGAGCCATTTCACTATGCAACGATGAACGGTGAGGCCGTGCTGGAGCAAGTGCTCTTGCTCCTGCAAGGGACGCAGGAAGGTCAGGCACAGCCATGAATGCGATGATCGAGAAGAGCAGCGCCTGGTTTGAGCGCTATCTGGTACCACCGCTGAGTGCGATCGCCAGCAATATCTACCTGCAGGCGATTCGCGACGCCTTCATCATCTTCACGCTCCCGCTGATCATCGCGGGCAGCATCTTTCTGATCATCGCCAACCCGCCTGTTCCAGCCTTTGCCCAATTTCTCCAGGCCCATGCAGGCATTCAAAACGCCATCTTGGTGCCTTTCAACCTCTCCTTTGGGCTCATGGCGCTCTTCCTGGCCTTCGGCGTGGCCTACAGCGTTGCCCAGTACCGGCGTACCGAGCCGGTGCAGCCGGGCGTTCTGGCGATGGTCCTCTTCCTGGTCGCCAGCATGCCGGTCACCAACCTCAATAGCCTGACGCTGGGCACCATCCTGCCCTATCTCGGCGGTCAGGGCCTGCTCATCGCCATCCTGATCGGCATCCTCTCCAGCGAGGTCATGCGCTGGTTCCGCAGCTCCCGCTACACCATCCGTCTGCCGAAGAGCGTGCCTGCTAACGTTAAGCGCGCCTTCGAGGCGCTGGTGCCTGCTGTGCTGCTCATCACAGCCATCTGGCTGCTGGAGTGGTTCGTCAGCTCGCATACAGTGACGACGACCGACAGCAGCGGCCATCGCGTGACGTTGCAATTGACACTGCCGATCTTGCTGATGAAGGTCTTTGAGCCGTTGGTGGTGGTGCAGGACAGCTATCCAGCGGCCCTGCTGGAGATCATCTTGATGATGTTGCTGTGGTCGGTGGGCATCCACGGGATGAATATCGTGACGGCGATCGCGGCCCCTTTCTGGTTTAGCACCCTGGCCGCCAACGCCGCCGCCGGCCCGGCCCACGCCCACGGCATCGTCACTGAGCCGTTCTTCCACATCTTCGCCCACCTGGGCGGCTCAGGCGCAACCTGGCCGCTGGTGATCTATATGCTACGCTCGCGCTCGGCCCAGTTGCGTACCGTTGGCAAGGTCGCCCTGGGACCGGCGATTTTCAATATCAATGAGCCTGTCACGTTTGGGGTCCCCATGGCGTTGAACCCGCTCATGATGATCCCTTTCGTGCTGGTTCCCGTCACCATCGTCACCATCAATTACCTGGCCTTCTCTTTCGGCCTGGTCCATGTGCCGATGGTGATGCAGCCTTTCACCGTTCCCGTCGGAATCAGCGGCTTCGTGGCTACCGGGGGCGACATTCGCGGCAGCCTCCTGCAGTTCTTCGATCTCGCTGTTTCCGCTGTGCTCTATTATCCCTTCTTTAAAGCCTGGGAACGCATCTTGATCGCCCGCGAAGAGGCGGCAGCCCGCGGCGAAAGCGAGCGCGCCACCGCGACGGCAGGTCTGTCTTCGGCCAGCAGCGGCGTGCGCCGTGGCGCTATGAGCCGCTAGCCAGGGCCTGGGGCCTCGGGTACCGCCAGGGAAAGGCTGGCCGTATCGCCCTGCCCCGTCCGCCCGTCTGCCCGCTCACTCGCTTGCCTCTGAGTGTCGGCGAGATGATCAGGAAAGAAAGGAGGTTGGCATCTCTCCCGGCAGGAGAGGGCGCGCTGCGTCCCCTTCCTGACCCGGTGGCAAGGTCTGGTCTTCATGTCTCTGAAGACAGGCATACGAGCGAACAAACGGACAAAAGCATGAGCGACGCTTTCCTGCTTTTCTGCTCATGCGCCTGACACGCGCACCGTCAGCCTCGCGCAAACAGGTTGACGCGCCGTGGTCAGAGCCGATGTCGGCGTGCTTCGCTTACCCCTTCAGGGGTGGCGAGGAGTCATCTTCAGTGAGGCAGGCGACTCTCTGCTTCTCAGTGGTGGCCTGTCTCGCGACCAGGCAATGCCTGCTGTCTAGCTCATTGCACAGAGTTCTCTACGAAAGGATAGGGTGCGAACAATGACGTTATTTATCCGACAGCGCAGATTTGCTGCCGTAGCGATCACGCTGCTCTTATCTCTCCTTTTAGCCGCCTGTGGCAGCAGCGGTAGCACAGGTGGGACCTCGTCCTCTGGAGCGGCTAATGGCAAAGGATGCATGAAAATCGGCATTCTCCTGCCGGAGACGGCCACCTCGGAGCGCTGGGATGCCAAGGACAAGCCGGCGCTGATCAACGGCATTAAGGCGGCCCTGCCCGGGGCGACGGTCGACTATAACAACGCTGAGGGCAACAAGGACGAGCAGCTCAACCAGGCCGAGGCCGACCTGACGCGCGGCGACTGCATCCTGGTAGTGGGCGCCGTCGATAGCGATGCCGCCGCCGCCATCGTGGCGAAGGCCAAACAGCAGGGTGTGCCGGTCATCGCCTACGACCGCCTGATCCAGTCCAAGGACCTGGCATACTATGTCTCCTTCGATAACGTGCGCGTCGGCTACCTGCAGGGCCAGTACATCGTCCAGCATCATCAGAAGGGCGACCGTGTCGTGATGATCAACGGCTCGCAGACCGACAACAACGCCGTCCTCTTCCGCCAGGGCGCGCACCAGGCGCTTGATCCGCTCTTCCAGAGTGGCGAGCTGAAGCTGGTCTACGAGACCTATACGCCTGGCTGGGATAACGACACGGCGCGCACCGAGATGGATCAGGCCCTGACGGCCAACCAGAACAATATCCAGATCGCCTATGTGGCCAACGATGGTATGGCCAACTCGGTGATCGCCGCCCTCAAGGCTCAGCACCTGGATAAGAAGGTGCTGGTCACCGGTCAGGATGCCACCGTCGCTGGTATCCAGAACATCCTGACGGGCGAGCAGGCGATGACGGTCTACAAGGCCATCACCAAGGAGGCTAACGCGACCGCCCAGTTGGTGGCGGCTATCAGCAAAGGGGAAGACACCTCGAAGCTGACCAACGGCCAGACCAAGACCAAGGATGGCGGCAACATTCCATCGGTCCTGGAGACACCGGTTGCTGTCGATAAGTCCAACATCGCTTCGACAGTGCTGGCCGATGGCTTTGTGACCAAAGAGCAGATCTGTCAGGGCCTCCCAGCAGGGACCGGAGGCATCTGCTAATCCCCTTCTCCCTGGCTGTCCGCCTGCCGCAGAATGGTTCGCAGTGGGCTGCTCTCGATCCCCCTGCTGCTATATAATAGCAGTACAGACCGCGACAGCAGCTGTGAATCACCGGCAGGCGAAACGGGCATGATTACCAGCTCATCGGCGAGCAGGGCACCCGTCCGGTCAGTCGGCCACCAGGCCTGTCTGCCTTTCCCATTGCTCGCCGATGAGCCATGTGTGTCATTAGTTTGCTCATTGTGGAGGCCACATGGCAGACAGTTCGATCAGTACACCAACCGCTCCTTCTCGGCCCGGCCAGACGGGCGTGGCTGAGCCACGTCTGCGCCTGACCGGTATCAGCAAGGCATTCGGGGCCGTGCAGGCCCTTTCCAATGTCGACTTCGAGGTCTACGCTGGTGAGGTCGTCGGCCTCGTGGGCGATAATGGCGCCGGTAAATCGACGCTGGTCAAGATCATCTCCGGCGTTGAGCAGGCTGACAGCGGCGAGATTTTCCTGGAGGGCACACCGGTGAAGATCACCGGTCCCAGTGTGGCAACGCGCCTGGGGATCGAGACCGTTTATCAGGACCTGGCGCTCTGCGATAATCTCGATGTGGTGGCCAACCTCTTCCTTGGCCACGAGGAGCTTGATCTCTGGCCCGTGCTCTCTGAGGTGCACATGGAGCGCGAGGCCCTGCGCGTGCTCAGCGTGCTCGATGTCAAGATTCCCTCGGTGCGCGTGCCGGTCTCGCTGCTCTCGGGCGGTCAACGCCAGTCTATCGCAGTCGCTAAGACAATTCTGCGTCAGGCCCGGGTGGTGCTTCTGGACGAGCCGACGGCAGCGTTGGGCGTGGCCCAGACGCGCCAGGTGCTCAATTTGATCAAGCGCTTGCGCGAGCAGGGCCTGGCCGTGGTGGTGATCTCGCATAACCTGGCCGATGTTTTTGAGGTCGTGGACCGTGTGATTGTGCTGCGCCTGGGGCGGCGCGTGGCTACCTTCGATGTGAAGACGGCGACGCCCGAGCGCGTGGTGGCGGCCATCACCGGCGCGGAGTTTGGCGCTGAGGTGGACGCGAATGGCTCGAATGGAGGAGGTCTGCAGTCATGAGTGAAGCTGTGAAGCAGAAGCAACCAGCCCCGACGACCAGCGTTGAGGTGCCCTCCAGGTTGCCGCGTCCTACGGTGGGCCAGCTCCTGCGCACCGATCTGGGCTTTGTGCCCGTGCTGCTGACCTTGCTGGTCATCGCCGCCTACTTTGCTTTGACGACCGGCGGCCTCTTTTTGACGCCGCGCAACCTCTCAAATCTGGTGCTGCAGATCACACAGATCGGTGTGTTGGCCCTGGGCAGTACGCTGGTGCTGCTGCTGGGTGAGATCGATCTGTCGGTGGCAGCGGTGAGTACGCTCTGCGCGGTGGTGATGGGCGTGCTGACCGAGCGCCAGGGCATGTCAGCGGGCTGGGCAATTCTGGCCGCGCTGGCGACAGGCGCCCTCGCGGGACTCATCAATGGCTTGCTGGTCGCCTTTATCCGCATCCCTTCGTTTATTGTGACGTTGGCGGCCTCTATCGGCTACTCTGGTCTCTTGCTCTACCTGCTCGCCGGACAGAGCACGCTGATTATCCATAACCCCTTCATTGTCTCGCTGGCGAATAACTATCTGCCGGACGTGCTGGGTGTCGGCTTGCCAACGCTGGCGCTCTTGCTCTATATTGGATTCGTGGTGCTCAACTACGTGCGCCGCCGGCAGGCGGGCCTGCGCACGCAGCCGCTAGCGCGTTTGCTCCTGCAGATCGTGATTGTGGCGGTGATCGTCGAGGGCGCGGTGGCCCTCTTCGAGTCCTACCTGGGCGTGCCTCAGTCAGTGGTTTTCCTGACCGGATTGATCTTGCTCTGCTGGCTCTTGCTGACAAAGACGCCCTTCGGGCGCTATGTCTATGCCGTTGGAGGCAACGCCGAGGCGGCGCGCCGCGCTGGTATCAATGTGTCACTGATTCGGGTGGCGGTCTTTACGATGTGTTCGACGCTGGCGGCCATCGGTGGCGTGCTGGCGGCTTCGCGCGGCCTGGCGGTGGCCAGTCAGATCGATCCAACTCTCCTGCTCGATTCGATCGCGGCGGCAGTGATCGGCGGAGTGAGTCTCTTCGGCGGCAAAGGCTCGGTCTGGTCCCTGATTCTGGGCGCGCTGATCATTGGTAGCCTGGAGAACGGTCTCGACTTGAAGAGCCAGGGCACCGACGTGAAGGAGATGGTCGAGGGCGTGGTCCTGGTGCTCGCGGTGGCTGCCGACGCCCTGATTCGTCGCGCTCAGGCTCGCCGTGGCCGCTAGGCCGCCTGCTGCGCGTGCTCAGCGTGCTCAGCGCCGTGAGACTTGCGCTGGCCGACGAGCGGCTGACCCCGGTCCTGGTCTGGCGCTGATGTATACGCCTCGCTTGCTGGCTCGCTCCGACTCCACAGCGAGGCGCTGGCCCGGGACCACCCGTCGCCCGCCGCGCTGATCGTAAGGCAAGGCAAGGCAAGGCAAGAGAAGGAGGAAGAGCCAGGGTGCTGCAAGGCCTCTCGCAGCCGTTCTCAGGATCTGGTACGGAGTCCCCAGCCCCAGCTATGACCTTGTTGGCTCCGCTCCTGGCCGAGGACGCGGAGCACGCGTCGGCAGAGGAGGCGCTGCTGCGCGCAGCGGCGGAGTGGCGCCTGTGGCTCAGCGAGGGTCTGGCACGGTGCAACGCCTCTCTGGCGCCTGACGATGTTAACCGCGCCGCCCAGCTGCTACTGGCGCGTCTGCTGTTCCTGCGCTTTTGTGAGGAGCGTGGCCTGGAACCTTCGGGCGGCCTGCACCAGCTGAGCAAGCAGCGAATGCTCTACGCCCGTCTGCAGCAGCGCTTTGAAGCGGCAGGACGACGTTACGCCGCAGGCCTCTTCTGCACCCGGCCCCGGCCCCGGCTGCCAGGGAGCACCACATCGGCTGACCTGGCCCTGGCCGACGCTCCCTGCGAGCTGACAGAGGAGCTGCTCCCAACGCTCAGACTGGACGATGAGACCTTGTGCAGGCTGCTGCAGGCCCTCTATCCCCCCCTGGCTCCCTGCGATTTCGCTCGCCTCTCACCATCGGTGCTCGGTCGCCTCTATGAGCATTTTCTGGAGAAGAGTCTGACAACGGATGCCGCTGGCCGCCTGGTCCTGAGCGAGGAACGAGCCGCAAAGAAGGCGGACGGCATCTACTATACGCCTCCCCCCGTTGTCGACTATATCCTCGCCCATAGCGTAGCAACCTTGCTTGAGCGCGAGGCGGAGGTGACGCGCGCCGCCCGCCTGCGCGTCCTCGATCCCTGCTGCGGGGCCGGCTCCTTCCTGACGCGCCTCTACCGTCTCCTACTGCACTGGTTCCGCGAGCGGTATGTGGCGGAGGGAGCGGAGCGCTTTCCCCAGGCGCTGCGACGCGATAGCCAGGGGCGCTGGCGCCTGACGCTGGCCGAGGGCCGTCGCATTCTGCTAGAGCAGATCTATGGGGTTGATCTCGATCGCCGCGCGGTGGAGGTCACCCGTCTGTCGCTCTTCTTGTTGCTTCTGGAGGAGTGCACGAGCAGCGCGCGCGAGCGGGCCCAGGCCTCCAGAGTGCTGCCACGCCTGGAGATGACGATCCGCTGCGGCAACGCTCTGGGTAGTCCTTGCGGCCCAGGGGTCGCTCCCTTCAACTGGCAGATAGCCTTTCCACAGGTTTTCAAGAGGCAGGCTCAGGCAGAGACAGGGGGCTTTGATGCGGTAATCGGCAATCCTCCCTATCTGTTCGGCGAGCAGCGCCCGCAGACGGAACGCCCCTATCTGGAGGCAGCTTTTACCCTGGCGCGCCGGCAGTACGACGCCTGCTGGCTCTTCATCGAGCAGGGCCTCAAACTGACTCGCCCCGGCGGACGCTTTGCTTTCGTGGTGCCCGACGCCCTGCTGGCACGTGATGAGGCTCGCCAGGCCCGCGCTACCTTGCTGCGCGAGGGCTTGCTGCGCGTCTACCATTGCGGCCCGGTCTTCCGCGCCTGCGTCTCCGCCGCCGTGCTGGTCGTCGAGCGCGGCGCTCAGCCGCCGCTGATTGCCTGCGACGTGCCAGCCTCCCCGGGCATGGGCCACCTGGGGGTGCAGACGCGAGCTTTGTGCAGCCGGCAGCGCTTTTTGGAAGACACCAGCCATCGCCTGCTGGTCCATGCAAGCGATGAGGAGGCCGCACTGCTGGCCCGTCTTGAGCACGAGGGGGAGCCGCTCGGCCAGCGAGTGCGCATCTCGCGCGGCGAGGAGATCGGCAAGCGGCGCGTGGCCACGACAGGCCCCCTGCCAATCCTGGCCGGCGAAAACGTGACGCGCTACTATATTGCTCCCCCAACGCGCTTTGTCCATACGCTGACGAAACCCGCTGGCTTCTACCAGGCCCCCAAAATCGTGGTGGTCAAAACGGGTCGACGCTGCGTGGCAGCGTTGGAGACCGCCGGCCTGGCAACGATGCAGTCGCTCTATAGCCTGCACCTGCTCGATGAGCGCCTCGCCTATGAGGCTTTGCTCGCCATTCTCAATAGCCGCCTGATCGATTATTACCTCTATAAGACATTTACAGCCTACAAACGCCTGTTTCCCCAACTCAATCAGACAACGCTGGCCTCGATCCCCTTGCCACCTCGCCTGGCTGCGCACCAGGAGCCTCTGGTCGTCGCCGCGCGCAGCATGATGGCCCTGCAGGAGCGCCTGGCGGCCAGTACCAGGGCTGAGGAGCGCCAGGCCCTGCACCAACAACGTCTGAGGTTGGAGACTCAGATCAACACCCTGGTCTTTCGCCTCTACGGACTCAGCGAGGCTGAAACGCGGATGCTTGAAAGCGCGGTATAAAATAAGAGGGTAACGTCGGCGAGGGCAGGGAAGGGGAGCGCGCCGGGAGCCGACCTATCCGCCTCGTCAGATGGCTGAGCCTACTCCTGCCGGCTGCCCGCCAGTCTGGGCGATGTGTGTCGTCAGGGCAGACGGTGGCTCACCCTGGCAGAGGAGAGGAGAGCGCCAGCCGGCCTGGAAGAAGCGCAGCCAGGAGAGGAGAGCGCCAGCCGGCCTGGAAGAAGCGCAGCCAGGAGAGGAGAGCGCCAGCCGGCCTGGAAGAAGCGCAGCCAGGAGCGGCGAACCGTCATGGCACAGCTTGCAGCAACTTGACAGAAGAGCAGATTTTCGCATACAACGATAAGAGTTGGGGCTTTTTTTGCGCCTGCCAGTCAGGACGCAGGGCGGTCGGATCGGTCAGTGCAACGAGCCGAAACAGCGCGTCATCATGGACACGAAGGAGGAGCCATGTTAGAAGAGCAGATCACAGAGATCCCTCCCGAGACCGAGGGAGGCAAGATCGATCCCAGGAAATGCTACGTGTGTGGGGCCAAGGCGACAGCTCTATGTGCGCGCTGCCAGATGCCCGTGTGCCCTGAGCATCAGCAGTCTACTCGTGACTACATCACCAAGATGGCGACGATCCTCTGCGACGACTGTGCAGACTACTATGAGGCCCTGATCAAGCCTTGAGCGCGCAGCAGCAGCCACGCGCATCTGGGTAGTCTCGCCTGGTCTGAGAGAGCGCGCTCATCAGCAGAGACGAAAGCCAGTACGGCAATCTCGCGCCTGAATCGTGATCGGACTTGACTGACTGCGACCGGTCCGCGTCCAGCAGCGACGATCGCTGTGTGGCGACTCGGTATGGCCACAACAAGATACGGCCTGCCTGTCTATCTGTTTGTCTGCCCACCTGAGTCAAGCAGCTCGCCCTTTGCCAGCGAGCGCTTCCAGGCTCTGATAGAGAGAGAGAGCGCTGGACAGCACGAGGTCTGTCTGGATTCGCTGTCTCGGGCCACCACCGTCGAGCGGCCCACCCGTTTGCATTGGCAGCCAGACGCTGGGTCATGGCCTTCTTTGTGCTGTGCCGCGGGCAGATGCCAGCGAGCAATGCGGTAGAGGGCCAACAGGCAGACAGACAGGTGATCTGACCGCAAACTCACTCATGGAAGAAGGTCCAGCCCCCAGGAAAGGAGAGCTAGCGACTGCAGACCATGCGCCTGCTCGTCGCCCGCCTCCTCTGGGGGCTGGATCTCTCTTCTCTATCTGGACTGTCCTCCCCTGAACCGCGGGGTCAGAGCCTCCATCGACTCAGCAACGGCCCGGCTCACAGCGGGGGATTCTGGCAGCTCGGATTGAGCACCGCCTGGACCTTGGGATCGTTGAGATTGGCCTTGGTCAGGATCGTTACCCCCGTATCCTCGCTCTGGACGGTGGCGTGCTGGCGCAGAATGCGCACCATTGCATTGACGCTGTCATAGCCCATCCTAAAGGGGTTCTGCACCACCAGGGCCGAAATCGTCCCCTGCTGCACTCCCTTGACCTCGTCGGGGGCGGCATCCCAGCCGATGATCGTGATCTTGCCAGCTTTGCCAATGCGGCGCACCGCCTCCGCCGCCCCCAGTACGCTCGGCTCATTGGCGGCAAAGATTCCATTCAGATCGGGGTGGGCCGTCAGGATGTCCTCGGCCACACTCAGCGCCTGGTTGTAGTCGCTGTGGCTGGACTGGTCAGCGACGAGCTGAATGCCCGGATACTTGGCCAGCTCTTGCTTGAAGCCCTGGACACGCTGATCATTGGTGGCGCTGCCCGGCTGGAACTCGATCAAAGCCACCTTACCATGACCGTTGAGCTGCTGAGCCAGCAGATCGGCAGCCTTGCGCGCTGAGGCGATGTTATCAGTGGCAAAGAGCGGCACGTTGGACGGCTGCGGATAGGTGCCCGAGTCGATATTGACCACGGGAATGTTTGCCTTGAGGGCCTGCTGCGTCACCTGGTAGAGGGCGCGTGCATCGGTAGCGGCGTAGATCAGGCCATTGACATGCTGCGTAATGTAGTTGGTCAGCAGGTCGATCTGCCCGGTCACGTCGGTCTCAGCGGTCACGCCGTTCCAGATCACTGAAACCTGCTGCTGCTTCGAAGCGGCGCACTCCGCCCCTTTGTGGACCTGCTCCCAGAAGTCGAAGCCGATGGCCTTGGGAATGACGGCAATCCTGAGCGGTCCAGAGGCAGTAGTGTTGTTATTACTGCCTGATGACTGTACAGTGACACTGCCACAGGCACTGATCAGGCCGGCCACCAGCAGTAGCCAGAGAGGAAAGAAGATATCCCGCACCAGTCTGCGCAGAAGTTGTCGCATCAGAACAGCCTCCTTTGCCTTTGACCGCGGCGCCCCGCGGTCGCTTGTTTCCTCACTGAAGCGGCGGGCCTCGCCAACCCAGGCCGCGCCGATCGTTCATCGTCCTTGATGCCATACCTTCTTTTTCTGCGCCTCATGCAGCAGTTGCCTTGCCTATCTACGAGCACGAGCAAGATCACCAGCCCAGCCTGCGCTCCTGTCGGCGGGCAAGTGGGCCAACGGAGTGGACAGGCCCAGCGGAAGAGTGGACCGCCTGTCAGAGAGAGCAGGTGTGTACAGAAGAGAGGCCACCCCCTTTCTTACATCAGCGGTAGAGAGCAGCGAGCGTTCTGAGCCGGCCACCAGGACGGCGGTGCTCACGGGACGATTGGCGCGCGGCGCGGGTTGCCCGCGCTTAGCGGGTGCTCTCCGCAAAGCGGCGGCGGCGGAACTGGTCCCAGATCACCGCCAGCCAGATAATGACGCCGATGATAACGCTCTGCGTAAAGGTATCAATATTGAGCAGGACCGCCCCGTTGCGGATCACCGCCATCAAGAAGGCCCCAATCAGGGTGCCCAGAATGGTGCCCTGGCCGCCGAAGAGGCTGCAGCCTCCGATGACGGCGGCGGCGATGACATCCAGCTCCAGCCCGTCACCAAAGTTGGGCTGGCCCGAGGCCACGCGCGACATGGCCACCATGCCCCCGAAGCCGGCCAGCAGGCCCTGGAGCACATAGACGGCCACCAGATAGGCGCCGACGCGAATGCCCGCCAGGCGTGCCGCCTCCTCATTGGAGCCAATGGCGTAGGTGTAGCGTCCCAGGCGTGTGCGGCTCAAGAGCAAGTGGGCCGCCACAGCCAGCACTATCAGCGTAATCAAGGGAATGGGCACGCCGTCGATCATGCCCTGGCCGAGCAGGCGAAAAGAGTCGGGGACGCCAAAGACCGCGGTAGCTCCCGTAATAATATTCACGAGGCCGCGCGCCACGCTCATCATACCCAGAGTGGCGATGAAGGGCGCCAGGCGGGCGCGGGTAATCAGCAGGCCGTTGGCCAGGCCAGCCAGGCCACCGACCAGGGTGCCGCCGAGGACTGC
It includes:
- a CDS encoding sugar ABC transporter permease; translated protein: MSEAVKQKQPAPTTSVEVPSRLPRPTVGQLLRTDLGFVPVLLTLLVIAAYFALTTGGLFLTPRNLSNLVLQITQIGVLALGSTLVLLLGEIDLSVAAVSTLCAVVMGVLTERQGMSAGWAILAALATGALAGLINGLLVAFIRIPSFIVTLAASIGYSGLLLYLLAGQSTLIIHNPFIVSLANNYLPDVLGVGLPTLALLLYIGFVVLNYVRRRQAGLRTQPLARLLLQIVIVAVIVEGAVALFESYLGVPQSVVFLTGLILLCWLLLTKTPFGRYVYAVGGNAEAARRAGINVSLIRVAVFTMCSTLAAIGGVLAASRGLAVASQIDPTLLLDSIAAAVIGGVSLFGGKGSVWSLILGALIIGSLENGLDLKSQGTDVKEMVEGVVLVLAVAADALIRRAQARRGR
- a CDS encoding Eco57I restriction-modification methylase domain-containing protein, yielding MLQGLSQPFSGSGTESPAPAMTLLAPLLAEDAEHASAEEALLRAAAEWRLWLSEGLARCNASLAPDDVNRAAQLLLARLLFLRFCEERGLEPSGGLHQLSKQRMLYARLQQRFEAAGRRYAAGLFCTRPRPRLPGSTTSADLALADAPCELTEELLPTLRLDDETLCRLLQALYPPLAPCDFARLSPSVLGRLYEHFLEKSLTTDAAGRLVLSEERAAKKADGIYYTPPPVVDYILAHSVATLLEREAEVTRAARLRVLDPCCGAGSFLTRLYRLLLHWFRERYVAEGAERFPQALRRDSQGRWRLTLAEGRRILLEQIYGVDLDRRAVEVTRLSLFLLLLEECTSSARERAQASRVLPRLEMTIRCGNALGSPCGPGVAPFNWQIAFPQVFKRQAQAETGGFDAVIGNPPYLFGEQRPQTERPYLEAAFTLARRQYDACWLFIEQGLKLTRPGGRFAFVVPDALLARDEARQARATLLREGLLRVYHCGPVFRACVSAAVLVVERGAQPPLIACDVPASPGMGHLGVQTRALCSRQRFLEDTSHRLLVHASDEEAALLARLEHEGEPLGQRVRISRGEEIGKRRVATTGPLPILAGENVTRYYIAPPTRFVHTLTKPAGFYQAPKIVVVKTGRRCVAALETAGLATMQSLYSLHLLDERLAYEALLAILNSRLIDYYLYKTFTAYKRLFPQLNQTTLASIPLPPRLAAHQEPLVVAARSMMALQERLAASTRAEERQALHQQRLRLETQINTLVFRLYGLSEAETRMLESAV
- a CDS encoding ATP-binding cassette domain-containing protein, which encodes MADSSISTPTAPSRPGQTGVAEPRLRLTGISKAFGAVQALSNVDFEVYAGEVVGLVGDNGAGKSTLVKIISGVEQADSGEIFLEGTPVKITGPSVATRLGIETVYQDLALCDNLDVVANLFLGHEELDLWPVLSEVHMEREALRVLSVLDVKIPSVRVPVSLLSGGQRQSIAVAKTILRQARVVLLDEPTAALGVAQTRQVLNLIKRLREQGLAVVVISHNLADVFEVVDRVIVLRLGRRVATFDVKTATPERVVAAITGAEFGAEVDANGSNGGGLQS
- a CDS encoding sugar ABC transporter substrate-binding protein, encoding MTLFIRQRRFAAVAITLLLSLLLAACGSSGSTGGTSSSGAANGKGCMKIGILLPETATSERWDAKDKPALINGIKAALPGATVDYNNAEGNKDEQLNQAEADLTRGDCILVVGAVDSDAAAAIVAKAKQQGVPVIAYDRLIQSKDLAYYVSFDNVRVGYLQGQYIVQHHQKGDRVVMINGSQTDNNAVLFRQGAHQALDPLFQSGELKLVYETYTPGWDNDTARTEMDQALTANQNNIQIAYVANDGMANSVIAALKAQHLDKKVLVTGQDATVAGIQNILTGEQAMTVYKAITKEANATAQLVAAISKGEDTSKLTNGQTKTKDGGNIPSVLETPVAVDKSNIASTVLADGFVTKEQICQGLPAGTGGIC
- a CDS encoding ABC transporter permease, with product MKESLSRKIADEPGAETGLSWRRLLPAQISDLISQFAAAGALIVICVALSIASPVFLTLYNLFNIVSQTAVTAIIALGMTFVIITAGIDLSVGSVAALAGVLGVKMMVDLGLSWPLAVLGGTLVGGLAGLANGLLITRARLAPFIATLGMMSVARGLVNIITGATAVFGVPDSFRLLGQGMIDGVPIPLITLIVLAVAAHLLLSRTRLGRYTYAIGSNEEAARLAGIRVGAYLVAVYVLQGLLAGFGGMVAMSRVASGQPNFGDGLELDVIAAAVIGGCSLFGGQGTILGTLIGAFLMAVIRNGAVLLNIDTFTQSVIIGVIIWLAVIWDQFRRRRFAESTR
- a CDS encoding PTS sugar transporter subunit IIB, whose product is MIRVLIVCSWGMSTSLLVESMLEAAAARNCTLSVEALSAGEYMDRLDECDVVLIAPQIRHLRKSIEKLAQEAGKPVALIEPFHYATMNGEAVLEQVLLLLQGTQEGQAQP
- a CDS encoding ABC transporter substrate-binding protein, which produces MRQLLRRLVRDIFFPLWLLLVAGLISACGSVTVQSSGSNNNTTASGPLRIAVIPKAIGFDFWEQVHKGAECAASKQQQVSVIWNGVTAETDVTGQIDLLTNYITQHVNGLIYAATDARALYQVTQQALKANIPVVNIDSGTYPQPSNVPLFATDNIASARKAADLLAQQLNGHGKVALIEFQPGSATNDQRVQGFKQELAKYPGIQLVADQSSHSDYNQALSVAEDILTAHPDLNGIFAANEPSVLGAAEAVRRIGKAGKITIIGWDAAPDEVKGVQQGTISALVVQNPFRMGYDSVNAMVRILRQHATVQSEDTGVTILTKANLNDPKVQAVLNPSCQNPPL
- a CDS encoding PTS sugar transporter subunit IIC → MNAMIEKSSAWFERYLVPPLSAIASNIYLQAIRDAFIIFTLPLIIAGSIFLIIANPPVPAFAQFLQAHAGIQNAILVPFNLSFGLMALFLAFGVAYSVAQYRRTEPVQPGVLAMVLFLVASMPVTNLNSLTLGTILPYLGGQGLLIAILIGILSSEVMRWFRSSRYTIRLPKSVPANVKRAFEALVPAVLLITAIWLLEWFVSSHTVTTTDSSGHRVTLQLTLPILLMKVFEPLVVVQDSYPAALLEIILMMLLWSVGIHGMNIVTAIAAPFWFSTLAANAAAGPAHAHGIVTEPFFHIFAHLGGSGATWPLVIYMLRSRSAQLRTVGKVALGPAIFNINEPVTFGVPMALNPLMMIPFVLVPVTIVTINYLAFSFGLVHVPMVMQPFTVPVGISGFVATGGDIRGSLLQFFDLAVSAVLYYPFFKAWERILIAREEAAARGESERATATAGLSSASSGVRRGAMSR